A section of the Alkalihalobacillus sp. LMS39 genome encodes:
- the mgsA gene encoding methylglyoxal synthase: MRIAFIAHDKKKDSMVAFTVAYKKVFEGHDLYATGTTGQRIIDATGLPVTRFQSGPLGGDQQIGALVAENKFDLIIFFRDPLTAQPHEPDIAALIRLCDVQNIPLATNMGTAEILVKGLERGELHWREIVAGKDKPTINE; this comes from the coding sequence ATGAGAATTGCATTTATCGCACATGATAAGAAAAAAGATAGTATGGTTGCTTTTACGGTTGCGTATAAAAAGGTGTTTGAAGGCCATGATTTATATGCGACAGGAACGACAGGACAACGGATTATTGATGCAACAGGTCTTCCTGTTACTCGGTTTCAATCTGGTCCTCTTGGAGGAGACCAACAAATTGGTGCCCTTGTTGCAGAAAATAAATTTGATTTAATTATCTTTTTCCGTGATCCATTAACAGCGCAACCACATGAGCCTGATATTGCGGCACTCATTCGGTTATGTGATGTACAAAATATTCCGTTAGCTACAAATATGGGGACGGCTGAAATTCTCGTGAAAGGGCTAGAGCGTGGAGAATTGCATTGGCGAGAAATTGTGGCTGGAAAGGATAAGCCGACGATAAATGAATAA
- the bshB1 gene encoding bacillithiol biosynthesis deacetylase BshB1, translated as MNKVDILAFGAHPDDVEIGMGGTLYKYANLGYRTLICDLTYAELSSNGTVSERQEEAKQAATLLKTNRVQLDLPDRGLMLAKESIDKIVDVIRTYEPKLVFVPYPIDRHPDHGHCAALVKEAIFNAGIRKYETGQPLPAFRVTRCFSYLINGFHKPDFIIDISESMEQKLEALKAYKSQFIATATSVQTPLTNGYIETVTARERLFGKEVGVQYGEGFLADGPILVQDILGE; from the coding sequence ATGAATAAAGTAGATATTCTCGCGTTTGGTGCCCATCCTGATGATGTTGAAATTGGGATGGGAGGAACGCTATATAAATATGCGAATCTTGGTTATCGCACCCTTATTTGTGATTTAACGTATGCTGAGCTTTCTTCTAACGGGACAGTATCCGAAAGGCAAGAGGAAGCCAAACAAGCCGCCACTTTATTAAAAACAAACAGAGTTCAGCTTGATTTGCCAGATCGTGGATTAATGCTAGCAAAAGAAAGTATTGATAAAATTGTCGATGTGATTCGGACATATGAACCAAAACTTGTCTTTGTCCCTTATCCGATAGATAGGCATCCTGATCATGGTCACTGTGCAGCGCTAGTAAAAGAAGCGATATTTAATGCCGGGATTCGTAAGTATGAAACAGGTCAACCATTACCGGCTTTTCGAGTAACACGTTGTTTTTCTTATTTAATTAATGGTTTCCATAAACCTGATTTTATCATTGATATTAGTGAATCAATGGAACAAAAGCTAGAAGCACTTAAGGCGTATAAAAGTCAATTTATAGCAACAGCAACGAGTGTACAAACACCGTTAACAAATGGATATATTGAAACGGTGACTGCGAGAGAACGGTTGTTTGGAAAAGAAGTAGGTGTGCAATACGGAGAAGGCTTTTTAGCTGACGGACCGATTCTTGTACAAGATATTTTAGGGGAATGA